The Flavobacteriales bacterium genome has a segment encoding these proteins:
- a CDS encoding DUF4292 domain-containing protein, whose amino-acid sequence MNNPVGSWKLEVGSFLISVRWYLFGQFFKFRTSSFGLLTSVFLLFLFSCKAPKEVEKIKLDHYSTKELLQKLETNEFQFESLSTKADITFTDEKSTSFKANLRIRKDSAIWLSITPALGIEMARVLITTDSVLFMDRIHNKYFMGDFAFINKMFDVDLDYNMLEALLVGNSIEFEKDEKIRTSIDRKKDYYYIGTEKKRKVKKDIKKEKEVIKSQSQILWIYPETFKIAELLLFDPEKDQSLTGLFSNHKLVSGKDEVDENGQLFPFNLNFKVESKKNLKIDVEYGKVTLNKELNLSFKIPEKYEQIQ is encoded by the coding sequence ATGAATAATCCAGTTGGAAGTTGGAAGTTGGAAGTTGGAAGTTTTCTGATTTCTGTTCGTTGGTACTTGTTCGGGCAGTTTTTCAAATTTCGGACTTCTAGTTTCGGTCTCCTAACTTCAGTCTTTCTCCTGTTTTTATTTTCTTGTAAAGCTCCAAAAGAAGTTGAAAAAATTAAGTTAGATCATTATTCCACTAAAGAGTTATTACAAAAATTAGAAACCAACGAATTTCAATTTGAATCGCTTTCTACAAAAGCTGATATTACCTTTACCGACGAAAAATCGACCTCATTTAAAGCCAACCTTCGTATTAGAAAAGATAGCGCAATTTGGCTATCCATAACACCAGCTCTTGGTATTGAAATGGCGAGAGTGTTGATTACAACCGACAGTGTATTGTTTATGGATAGAATACACAACAAGTATTTTATGGGCGATTTTGCTTTTATTAATAAAATGTTTGATGTTGATTTAGACTACAACATGCTTGAAGCCTTATTGGTTGGTAATAGTATTGAATTTGAAAAAGACGAAAAAATACGCACATCAATTGACCGAAAAAAAGACTATTATTATATTGGAACAGAGAAAAAGCGTAAAGTAAAAAAAGACATCAAAAAAGAAAAAGAAGTAATTAAAAGCCAATCTCAAATTTTATGGATTTATCCCGAAACCTTTAAAATTGCTGAATTACTGCTGTTCGACCCTGAAAAAGACCAATCTTTAACTGGATTGTTTTCAAATCATAAATTGGTATCAGGAAAAGATGAGGTTGATGAGAATGGACAATTATTCCCTTTTAATTTAAATTTTAAGGTAGAATCAAAGAAAAACCTTAAAATTGATGTGGAATATGGTAAGGTAACATTAAACAAGGAACTAAATCTTTCATTTAAAATACCTGAAAAGTATGAGCAAATACAGTAA
- a CDS encoding peptidoglycan DD-metalloendopeptidase family protein has protein sequence MSKYSKTSYLFLVLMLFFTASQTGFAQNKNELEEKKKELQKEISLTNKLLNETKKNKELTLDEVLKLKSKISLRVELISAIDQEIRFVNKQINRNQDVILSLQKDLEKLKQEYAKMIYYAFKNKSTYNKIMFVFSSSSFNQAYKRLKYIQQYSEYRKKQGAAIVETQRELIAKIAELEKSKQEKSALLSLEQQEKQKLAVEQAEQETNVKKLQSKEQELRSDLNKKQEAERKLQKAIERIIEEEIRKAREAAAKANKGSSTTSESKTSFPMTPEALKLSNSFASNKGSLPWPVAEGIITDRFGQHPHPVLSGIIINNNGIDISTTKGAIARAIFDGEVSSVAIIPGGGKVVMIRHGEYLSVYSYLSEVYVNKGDKISTKQHLGTLISEPDKAKTNVHLEIWKGMTKLNPEYWIFRK, from the coding sequence ATGAGCAAATACAGTAAAACAAGCTATTTGTTTTTAGTGTTGATGTTGTTTTTTACAGCATCACAAACTGGCTTTGCTCAAAATAAAAACGAACTTGAGGAAAAGAAAAAAGAACTCCAAAAAGAGATTTCGTTAACCAATAAGCTATTAAACGAAACCAAGAAAAATAAAGAACTTACGCTTGATGAGGTTTTAAAACTAAAAAGTAAAATTTCGTTACGGGTGGAGTTAATATCTGCCATTGACCAAGAAATACGGTTTGTAAACAAGCAAATTAATCGTAATCAAGATGTGATTTTATCCTTACAAAAGGATTTGGAAAAATTAAAGCAAGAATATGCTAAAATGATTTATTATGCTTTTAAAAACAAAAGCACGTACAACAAAATCATGTTTGTATTCTCATCGAGTAGCTTTAACCAGGCTTACAAGCGTTTAAAATACATTCAACAATATTCCGAATACCGTAAAAAACAAGGTGCCGCTATTGTTGAAACACAGCGAGAATTGATTGCTAAAATAGCGGAGCTGGAAAAATCAAAACAAGAAAAATCGGCCCTACTTTCGTTAGAACAACAAGAAAAGCAAAAGCTAGCTGTAGAACAAGCAGAGCAAGAAACCAATGTTAAAAAATTGCAATCGAAAGAACAAGAATTACGTTCGGATTTAAATAAAAAACAAGAAGCTGAACGTAAATTACAAAAGGCGATTGAGCGTATAATTGAAGAGGAGATAAGAAAAGCACGAGAAGCCGCTGCTAAAGCAAACAAAGGTTCTTCTACTACTTCTGAGTCAAAAACAAGTTTCCCGATGACTCCAGAAGCCTTAAAGTTGTCGAATTCGTTTGCATCTAACAAAGGGAGCTTGCCTTGGCCAGTTGCTGAAGGTATTATCACCGACCGATTTGGTCAACATCCTCACCCAGTATTAAGCGGAATTATAATCAATAACAACGGGATTGACATTAGTACTACAAAAGGCGCAATTGCTAGAGCTATTTTTGATGGAGAGGTGAGTTCTGTGGCAATAATTCCTGGAGGTGGTAAAGTGGTAATGATTAGACACGGAGAATATTTATCGGTGTATTCGTATTTGAGTGAGGTTTATGTAAACAAAGGCGATAAAATTTCTACCAAACAACATTTAGGCACATTAATTAGTGAGCCCGACAAAGCCAAAACCAATGTCCATTTAGAAATTTGGAAAGGCATGACCAAGCTAAATCCTGAATATTGGATTTTTAGAAAATAA
- a CDS encoding GSCFA domain-containing protein, with amino-acid sequence MNSFFLNNPVFKSDVSISHQEQVLLLGSCFTENIGEKLTNHKFKATTNPFGIIYNPISLANALHKIIEGNTYTENDLTQHQTKYVSFDHHGSFSSFDKTECLDKINKELKSAHKQLPNTKTIIITLGTAWVYELIGSNKIVANCHKIPAKQFNKRLLSVDEVVFAFDKIIDQLKNVNVVFTVSPVRHISDGLYENNISKSVLHLTIHQLTNKHNNCHYFGAYEMVMDELRDYRFFKEDMIHPTSQAIDYVWEKFADTYFSTETKTLNQKIEKIISAAKHKPFDFKSEAHQKFITDQLNQMDELTKNHSFLNFEKEKEVIQLLK; translated from the coding sequence ATGAACTCCTTTTTCTTAAATAACCCAGTTTTTAAATCTGATGTGTCTATCTCGCACCAAGAACAGGTGCTTTTATTAGGCTCTTGTTTTACCGAAAACATTGGTGAGAAACTAACCAACCATAAATTTAAAGCAACCACCAACCCTTTTGGGATTATTTACAACCCAATTTCGTTGGCTAATGCGTTACATAAAATTATTGAGGGCAACACCTATACCGAAAACGATTTAACTCAACACCAAACCAAGTATGTTAGTTTCGACCACCACGGTAGCTTTTCGTCGTTTGATAAAACAGAGTGTCTGGATAAGATAAATAAGGAACTAAAATCGGCTCACAAACAATTACCGAACACTAAAACCATAATAATTACATTGGGTACAGCTTGGGTGTATGAATTAATTGGAAGCAATAAAATTGTAGCCAATTGCCATAAAATACCAGCAAAACAGTTTAATAAAAGATTGTTGTCGGTTGATGAGGTGGTGTTTGCTTTTGACAAAATAATTGATCAATTAAAAAATGTAAATGTTGTTTTTACCGTAAGCCCAGTTCGGCACATTAGCGATGGTTTATACGAAAACAACATCAGTAAATCGGTATTGCATTTGACCATTCATCAGTTAACCAATAAACACAACAATTGCCATTATTTTGGTGCTTACGAAATGGTAATGGACGAATTACGCGATTACCGCTTTTTTAAAGAAGACATGATACACCCCACCAGCCAAGCCATTGATTATGTTTGGGAAAAGTTTGCTGACACTTATTTCTCTACCGAAACAAAAACCTTAAACCAAAAAATTGAGAAAATTATAAGCGCAGCAAAACACAAACCCTTTGATTTTAAAAGCGAAGCCCACCAAAAATTTATTACCGACCAACTCAACCAAATGGATGAATTAACCAAGAACCATTCATTTTTGAATTTTGAGAAAGAAAAAGAGGTGATTCAACTGTTGAAATAA
- a CDS encoding restriction endonuclease yields MDISAEEFEILLCQFCQQDLPPTFKVEHDIKDVGGESENKRQIDTKISGKLGVSDILICGEAKNWSNKVGSETIDGLVGKYLSGEIRANKVICFSIQGFTEPAITRAKTLGIELLEPADLGNPIQKIPHIVGVGYLGQMIVKVSHKSPQQNLMAINVEDYVILKGEEQISFQQNMKRHVAANLKSTPGITLDTDLSKTQVTDSNVLYELKQKEGYKYNGDFKVDIELTWDYFYEFLPTGVLRHLNTDEIRYVNLQGSLGDVLTKVLMSPTKGNYESKEELIENVVKNNSTHRYHLCLTDPDRNKTNPTEPIFELIK; encoded by the coding sequence ATGGATATATCTGCTGAAGAATTTGAAATATTGCTGTGTCAGTTTTGTCAACAAGATTTACCACCGACTTTCAAGGTTGAACACGATATTAAGGATGTTGGCGGTGAAAGTGAGAACAAGAGACAAATCGACACAAAGATCTCTGGAAAACTTGGTGTTTCAGATATTTTGATTTGCGGAGAAGCGAAGAATTGGTCCAATAAGGTCGGTAGCGAAACTATTGATGGATTAGTCGGAAAGTATCTTTCTGGAGAAATTCGAGCGAATAAAGTAATTTGCTTTTCAATTCAGGGTTTTACGGAACCAGCCATAACAAGAGCCAAAACGCTAGGAATTGAACTTTTAGAACCTGCGGACTTAGGAAATCCAATTCAAAAAATACCACATATTGTTGGAGTGGGGTACTTGGGACAAATGATAGTTAAAGTCTCTCACAAAAGTCCTCAACAAAATTTAATGGCAATAAATGTTGAAGACTATGTAATTCTAAAAGGTGAAGAGCAAATCAGTTTTCAACAGAACATGAAAAGACATGTAGCTGCAAATCTGAAAAGCACCCCTGGAATTACTTTAGACACAGACTTATCCAAGACTCAAGTCACAGACAGCAATGTACTATATGAATTAAAGCAAAAAGAAGGATATAAATACAATGGAGACTTCAAGGTTGATATAGAGCTTACCTGGGATTATTTCTATGAATTTTTGCCAACGGGCGTTTTAAGACATTTAAACACTGACGAAATCCGATATGTCAACTTGCAGGGAAGTCTAGGTGATGTTTTGACTAAGGTTTTGATGTCTCCGACAAAGGGGAATTATGAATCAAAAGAAGAATTGATAGAAAACGTAGTTAAAAACAATTCGACCCACAGATACCACTTGTGCCTAACTGATCCAGATAGAAACAAAACCAATCCGACTGAACCAATATTTGAATTAATAAAATAA
- the rseP gene encoding RIP metalloprotease RseP → MDYVIQAGQLLLSISILVVLHEGGHFFAAKLFKTRVESFYLFFNPWFSVFKKKIGETEYGIGWLPLGGYVKISGMIDESMDKEQMKLPAQPWEFRAKPTWQRLIIMLGGIIVNVIVGFLIYSFVLMGYGEKYLPASELKNGVWCVNDVVTDNIGLKTGDKIVTINGVAPATFEEMQEQIFYATKLEVDRNGEKISLDIPTDLIGKLIEGSRGPMFLPRIPFTVGGIKDDYVAGKSDLKLKDQIVGINNQEVKYYDEYKTALMAVANQNVELNVIRDGQKITVPIFVPDSAILGVAPYAYSVLELEKAGIYQTKTVTYSFFAAFPRGVEIATEKLVNYYKQFKLMLNPETGAYKGMGGFATISKLFGSEWIWQNFWEKTAWISLVLAFMNLLPIPALDGGHVMFLMYEMITRRKPNEKAMEYAQMAGMILLLAFMIYANTDFLRF, encoded by the coding sequence ATGGATTACGTTATACAGGCAGGACAATTATTATTAAGTATATCAATATTGGTGGTATTGCACGAAGGAGGTCACTTTTTTGCTGCAAAACTGTTTAAAACAAGAGTAGAAAGTTTCTATTTGTTTTTTAATCCTTGGTTTTCGGTTTTTAAAAAGAAAATTGGTGAAACCGAATACGGTATTGGTTGGTTGCCATTAGGGGGTTATGTAAAAATATCGGGAATGATAGATGAGAGCATGGACAAAGAGCAAATGAAATTACCTGCTCAACCATGGGAATTTAGAGCAAAACCAACTTGGCAACGTTTAATCATCATGCTGGGTGGTATTATTGTAAATGTAATTGTTGGGTTTTTAATTTACAGCTTTGTGTTAATGGGCTATGGTGAAAAGTATCTGCCAGCCAGCGAATTAAAAAATGGAGTTTGGTGTGTAAATGATGTGGTTACCGATAACATTGGCTTAAAAACTGGCGATAAAATCGTAACCATTAATGGTGTTGCCCCTGCTACTTTCGAAGAAATGCAAGAGCAGATTTTTTATGCTACAAAACTAGAAGTAGATAGAAATGGAGAGAAAATTAGTTTAGACATCCCTACCGATTTAATTGGCAAATTAATTGAAGGTTCAAGAGGGCCAATGTTTTTACCTCGTATTCCGTTTACTGTTGGCGGTATTAAAGATGATTACGTTGCAGGAAAATCTGATTTAAAACTGAAAGATCAAATTGTTGGTATCAACAACCAAGAAGTTAAATATTACGACGAGTACAAAACGGCTTTAATGGCTGTTGCCAATCAAAATGTAGAATTAAATGTAATTAGAGATGGACAAAAAATAACTGTACCCATTTTTGTTCCCGATTCGGCAATTTTAGGTGTTGCACCTTATGCGTATTCGGTGTTAGAACTAGAAAAAGCAGGTATATATCAAACCAAAACAGTTACTTATTCGTTTTTTGCAGCTTTCCCACGTGGTGTTGAAATTGCTACCGAAAAATTGGTGAATTACTATAAACAATTTAAGTTAATGCTTAACCCAGAAACGGGTGCTTACAAAGGTATGGGTGGTTTTGCAACCATCAGTAAATTGTTTGGTTCGGAATGGATTTGGCAAAATTTCTGGGAAAAAACAGCGTGGATTTCATTGGTATTAGCTTTTATGAACTTGTTGCCAATACCAGCTTTAGATGGTGGGCACGTAATGTTTTTAATGTACGAAATGATTACCCGTAGAAAACCAAACGAAAAAGCCATGGAATATGCTCAAATGGCTGGTATGATTTTATTGTTGGCGTTTATGATTTATGCCAATACCGATTTCTTGAGGTTTTAG